The Acinonyx jubatus isolate Ajub_Pintada_27869175 chromosome E3, VMU_Ajub_asm_v1.0, whole genome shotgun sequence genome has a window encoding:
- the MRPS17 gene encoding 28S ribosomal protein S17, mitochondrial isoform X1, whose protein sequence is MLNFEICFSGDQSHIMSVVRSSVHAKWIVGKVIGTAMQKTAKVRVTRLVLDPYLLKYFNKRKTYFAHDALQQCTVGDIVLLKALPVPRTKHVKHELAEIVFKVGQVIDPVTGKPCAGTTYLESPVSLETTRLTKNLEELNSSLAQ, encoded by the exons ATGTTAaactttgaaatttgtttttcaggtgaTCAAAGCCACATAATGTCAGTAGTTCGTTCATCCGTCCATGCCAAATGGATCGTGGGGAAGGTGATTGGGACAGCAATGCAAAAAACAGCTAAAGTGAGGGTGACCAGGCTTGTTTTGGATCCCTACTTATTAAAG TATTTTAATAAACGAAAAACCTACTTTGCTCATGATGCTCTTCAGCAGTGCACAGTTGGGGATATCGTGCTTCTCAAAGCTCTACCTGTCCCACGAACAAAGCATGTGAAACATGAACTGGCCGAGATCGTTTTCAAAGTTGGACAAGTCATAGATCCAGTGACCGGAAAACCCTGTGCAGGAACTACCTACCTGGAAAGCCCAGTCAGCTTGGAAACTACCCGCTTAACCAAAAATCTGGAAGAACTGAACAGCTCTTTAGCACAGTGA
- the MRPS17 gene encoding 28S ribosomal protein S17, mitochondrial isoform X2, producing MSVVRSSVHAKWIVGKVIGTAMQKTAKVRVTRLVLDPYLLKYFNKRKTYFAHDALQQCTVGDIVLLKALPVPRTKHVKHELAEIVFKVGQVIDPVTGKPCAGTTYLESPVSLETTRLTKNLEELNSSLAQ from the exons ATGTCAGTAGTTCGTTCATCCGTCCATGCCAAATGGATCGTGGGGAAGGTGATTGGGACAGCAATGCAAAAAACAGCTAAAGTGAGGGTGACCAGGCTTGTTTTGGATCCCTACTTATTAAAG TATTTTAATAAACGAAAAACCTACTTTGCTCATGATGCTCTTCAGCAGTGCACAGTTGGGGATATCGTGCTTCTCAAAGCTCTACCTGTCCCACGAACAAAGCATGTGAAACATGAACTGGCCGAGATCGTTTTCAAAGTTGGACAAGTCATAGATCCAGTGACCGGAAAACCCTGTGCAGGAACTACCTACCTGGAAAGCCCAGTCAGCTTGGAAACTACCCGCTTAACCAAAAATCTGGAAGAACTGAACAGCTCTTTAGCACAGTGA